A genomic stretch from Dermochelys coriacea isolate rDerCor1 chromosome 24, rDerCor1.pri.v4, whole genome shotgun sequence includes:
- the LOC122457390 gene encoding uncharacterized protein LOC122457390: protein MNGSCALPNAMGAVEDAMRHIAIGTNALVLGLGLAGNGLVIWITTAGRAAHLPLGLLPPPGCGRPALLRWAHPRHHPGGLEIPLALRPSPLQAPLLRSLLGRLRRHLRAHPHQPPPLSAGGSARLGPEPLQAPAWVLADCWGLVPGHLLQRALPGAQGRGDQTWGVLLRLPERPAAFCRDAPEVEPVPGGFLVSFAIIATSYVVLTWKLRRRSWAGSPRTFALVLAVVALFFVCWLPHHIWCYSARTRGTKRSGSWRLSWPMPWPTSTAISTLCCIGWWDTPGAGGTGGAPFCASSAGPWLRKRWDRVQWRRRRAPDGLAERGGFGTPGFYPQLWEGNRS from the coding sequence ATGAATGGCTCCTGTGCCCTCCCCAACGCCATGGGGGCTGTGGAGGACGCCATGCGGCACATCGCCATCGGCACCAACGCCTTGGTtttggggctgggcctggctggcAATGGGCTGGTGATCTGGATCACCACAGCTGGCCGGGCCGCCCACCTTCCCCTCGGCCTGCTACCTCCACCTGGCTGTGGCCGACCTGCTCTTCTCCGCTGGGCGCATCCCCGCCATCATCCAGGAGGCCTTGAGATCCCGCTGGCCCTTCGGCCGAGCCCTCTGCAAGCTCCACTCCTTCGCTCGCTACTTGGTCGTCTTCGCCGGCATCTTCGTGCTCACCCTCATCAGCCTCCACCGCTGTCTGCTGGTGGCTCAGCCCGTCTGGGTCCGGAACCACTGCAGGCCCCGGCTTGGGTGTTGGCTGATTGCTGGGGCCTGGTTCCTGGCCATCTGCTTCAGCGTGCCTTACCTGGTGCTCAGGGACGTGGAGACCAGACATGGGGAGTCCTTCTGCGTCTACCGGAGAGACCTGCGGCGTTTTGCCGAGATGCCCCTGAGGTTGAGCCAGTTCCTGGCGGGTTTCTGGTATCTTTTGCCATCATCGCCACATCCTACGTGGTCTTGACTTGGAAGCTGAGGAGAAGAAGCTGGGCGGGCTCCCCACGGACCTTCGCCTTGGTGCTGGCCGTGGTGGCTCTCTTCTTTGTTTGCTGGTTGCCCCATCACATCTGGTGCTACTCAGCACGTACCAGGGGAACAAAGAGGTCTGGGTCGTGGCGCTTAAGCTGGCCAATGCCTTGGCCTACCTCCACAGCTATCTCAACCCTGTGCTGTATTGGCTGGTGGGATACGCCCGGAGCAGGGGGTACCGGAGGTGCTCCTTTCTGTGCATCTTCCGCAGGGCCCTGGCTGAGGAAGAGGTGGGATCGGGTTCAATGGAGGCGTCGCAGAGCACCAGACGGACTAGCTGAGAGAGGAGGAtttgggacacctgggttctatccccagctctgggaagggaacagaagctAG